From Microbacterium sp. YJN-G, a single genomic window includes:
- a CDS encoding FAD-dependent oxidoreductase — MTAVNKVAIAGAGVTGLAAAIQLAKAGVDVDVFEAKPELSALGSGISLQGNALRVFDALGAWDDIRAAGYPFEGLNLRAPGPGAPIVAELPDVKTGGPDYPAAMGMPRPELARILLDHAQRAGADVRFGVRVTGVEQHADTVWVSSDDAVLGTYGLLIGADGLNSAVRELIGIETKPEPTGMGIWRSFVSRPSEVVRSELYYGGPVYIAGYTPTGEDTMYAFLVEKAQHRFSVSDEEATRIMLEESRAYDGPWNAIRADLENGAHANYTWFTKHLVSEPWNRGRVVILGDAAHSCPPTIAQGAAQGLEDALVLTELLTGRDAVEASLWDEFHARRLPRAKAVVEASVQLGQWQIDGDRDADAGGLIFGIAQQMAQPA; from the coding sequence ATGACCGCAGTGAACAAGGTCGCCATCGCCGGCGCCGGCGTGACCGGACTGGCCGCAGCGATCCAGCTGGCCAAGGCGGGCGTCGACGTCGACGTCTTCGAGGCGAAGCCCGAGCTCAGCGCGCTGGGCTCCGGCATCTCGCTGCAGGGCAACGCCCTGCGCGTGTTCGACGCGCTCGGCGCGTGGGACGACATCCGCGCGGCGGGATACCCCTTCGAGGGCCTCAACCTGCGCGCCCCGGGACCGGGAGCGCCGATCGTGGCAGAGCTGCCCGACGTCAAGACCGGAGGTCCGGACTATCCGGCGGCGATGGGGATGCCGCGCCCCGAGCTCGCCCGGATCCTTCTCGATCATGCGCAGCGTGCCGGCGCCGACGTGCGGTTCGGTGTGCGGGTGACCGGCGTCGAACAGCACGCCGACACGGTGTGGGTCTCGTCCGACGATGCGGTGCTCGGCACCTACGGCCTGCTGATCGGAGCCGACGGTCTGAACTCGGCGGTGCGGGAGCTCATCGGCATCGAAACGAAGCCCGAGCCGACCGGTATGGGCATCTGGCGCTCCTTCGTGTCACGCCCGTCCGAGGTCGTGCGCAGCGAGCTGTACTACGGAGGGCCGGTCTACATCGCCGGGTACACACCCACCGGCGAGGACACGATGTACGCGTTCCTCGTCGAGAAGGCGCAGCACCGCTTCTCGGTGAGCGATGAGGAGGCCACCCGGATCATGCTCGAGGAGTCGCGCGCGTACGACGGGCCCTGGAACGCGATCCGTGCCGACCTCGAGAACGGCGCGCATGCGAACTACACGTGGTTCACCAAGCATCTCGTGTCGGAGCCGTGGAACCGCGGCCGGGTCGTGATCCTCGGTGATGCCGCGCACAGCTGCCCGCCGACCATCGCCCAGGGCGCCGCCCAGGGGCTGGAGGACGCCCTCGTGCTCACTGAGCTGCTCACCGGGCGCGACGCCGTCGAGGCGTCGCTGTGGGACGAGTTCCACGCCCGCCGTCTGCCGCGTGCGAAGGCCGTGGTCGAGGCCTCGGTGCAACTGGGGCAGTGGCAGATCGACGGCGATCGCGACGCCGACGCCGGAGGCCTGATCTTCGGCATCGCGCAGCAGATGGCACAGCCGGCATGA
- a CDS encoding fumarylacetoacetate hydrolase family protein codes for MRIARWTKNGEVGEGFVIDERVVSFPDGQTVADILAGGLDAAHAAFARVGTEPGTALEEVRLLAPLVPAAVRDFVAFEEHVEGVSASVDGRSEVVPEWYQAPTFYFTNPHTILGPGEPVSPPVTERLDFELEVAVVLGSAPGIGDANLTAGQAASRIFGYTIMNDWSARDIQSREMKVKLGPAKGKDFGTSLGPWIVTADELAPYLDDDGFLAVRAEVWVNSELVGEDLVSNMGWPFAELVAYASRNARVVPGDVLGSGTVGNGGCLGELWGRGSAIAPLREGDVVRMVVEGIGELAATVGTPVTAPALPAARPRSRARRRS; via the coding sequence ATGAGGATCGCACGCTGGACGAAGAACGGCGAGGTCGGTGAGGGGTTCGTCATCGACGAACGCGTCGTGTCCTTCCCTGACGGGCAGACGGTCGCAGACATCCTGGCGGGAGGGCTGGATGCCGCCCACGCGGCATTCGCGCGCGTCGGCACCGAGCCCGGCACCGCGCTGGAGGAGGTGCGCCTGCTCGCACCCCTCGTGCCGGCGGCGGTGCGTGACTTCGTGGCGTTCGAAGAGCACGTCGAAGGGGTGAGCGCCTCGGTCGACGGTCGCAGCGAGGTCGTGCCCGAGTGGTACCAGGCGCCGACCTTCTACTTCACCAATCCGCACACCATCCTCGGTCCCGGCGAGCCGGTATCACCGCCTGTGACCGAGCGACTCGATTTCGAACTCGAGGTCGCCGTGGTGCTGGGCAGTGCGCCGGGAATCGGCGATGCCAATCTGACTGCGGGGCAGGCCGCATCGCGCATCTTCGGCTACACGATCATGAACGACTGGTCCGCGCGCGACATCCAGTCGCGCGAGATGAAGGTGAAGCTCGGCCCTGCGAAGGGCAAGGACTTCGGCACCAGCCTGGGGCCGTGGATCGTGACCGCCGACGAACTCGCTCCGTACCTCGACGACGATGGGTTCCTGGCGGTCCGTGCGGAGGTGTGGGTCAACAGCGAGCTCGTCGGGGAGGACCTCGTCTCGAACATGGGCTGGCCGTTCGCCGAGCTCGTCGCGTATGCATCGCGCAATGCGCGGGTTGTCCCCGGTGATGTGCTCGGCAGCGGCACTGTCGGCAACGGCGGCTGCCTCGGTGAGCTGTGGGGCAGAGGGTCGGCGATAGCGCCGTTGCGTGAGGGCGACGTGGTGCGCATGGTCGTCGAGGGCATCGGCGAGCTCGCAGCGACGGTGGGGACCCCGGTGACGGCGCCTGCGCTTCCGGCAGCGCGTCCCCGCTCGCGAGCCCGCCGGCGCAGCTGA
- a CDS encoding cyclase family protein, producing the protein MTSENPADLDRSSPESEIAARAEAFRNWGRWGEDDRLGTLNFIDAAKRVEAAGLVTAGRVVSLSQSFDMNGPQKGWRRRTNPVHLMMDTGTDAERGAQGFPHGIGGADDHISMPLQCSTQWDGLGHIFDHGRAWNGRRAGDVVTSDGDLVTGIEHAASVIVSRGVLLDVGRHLRPATGELEDGYAITAADLDATIAAQGSSSCVGRGDIVLVRTGQLTRTRRDGWGDYAGGPAPGLSLTTAAWLHRTEIAAIATDTWGFEVRPNEFDAAAFQPLHQVVIPNIGLTIGELWDLDELGAVCAERGDYEFLLSAAPLPITGAVGSPINPVAIL; encoded by the coding sequence ATGACGAGCGAGAACCCGGCCGACCTCGACCGGAGCAGCCCCGAGAGTGAGATCGCCGCGCGGGCCGAGGCCTTCCGCAACTGGGGCCGGTGGGGCGAGGACGACCGCCTGGGCACACTCAACTTCATCGACGCAGCGAAGCGGGTCGAAGCCGCCGGCCTGGTCACCGCGGGCAGGGTCGTGTCGTTGTCGCAGTCCTTCGACATGAACGGCCCGCAGAAGGGCTGGCGTCGCAGGACCAACCCCGTGCACCTGATGATGGACACAGGGACGGATGCCGAGCGCGGGGCGCAGGGCTTCCCGCACGGCATCGGCGGGGCAGACGACCACATCTCCATGCCGCTGCAGTGCTCCACGCAGTGGGATGGGCTCGGGCACATCTTCGACCACGGTCGTGCGTGGAACGGCCGCCGTGCCGGCGACGTCGTCACCAGCGACGGTGACCTCGTCACCGGCATCGAGCATGCGGCATCCGTCATCGTCTCGCGTGGGGTCCTGCTCGACGTGGGCCGGCACCTCCGCCCGGCCACCGGAGAGCTCGAGGACGGCTACGCGATCACCGCGGCGGACCTGGATGCGACCATCGCGGCGCAGGGCTCGTCGAGCTGCGTCGGCCGCGGTGACATCGTGCTCGTTCGGACCGGACAGCTCACCCGCACGAGACGCGACGGCTGGGGCGACTACGCGGGCGGTCCCGCGCCAGGGCTCTCGCTCACCACAGCGGCCTGGCTGCACCGCACCGAGATCGCCGCGATCGCGACCGACACCTGGGGCTTCGAAGTGCGCCCCAACGAGTTCGATGCGGCGGCGTTCCAGCCGCTCCACCAGGTCGTGATCCCGAACATCGGGCTCACGATCGGAGAACTGTGGGATCTCGACGAGCTCGGCGCCGTCTGCGCCGAGCGCGGCGACTACGAGTTCCTGCTCTCCGCCGCCCCGCTGCCCATCACCGGTGCGGTGGGGTCTCCGATCAATCCCGTCGCCATCCTCTGA
- a CDS encoding ROK family protein, which yields MARESTLRFGAQTDEMTSLLRIVNMVRTGEATTRPEIGRVTGLGRGVVTQRVDHAIEIGYLADGEFGPSSGGRAPRTLRFRGDAGRIVVCALGALHIHVGVALLDGDVIDQAHARWDISKGPAETLDEALRLIDELLGRTPDLPVWGIGVGVPGPVDFESGRPVAPPIMPGWNGFDVRRRFEQRYDVPVWVDNDVNLLTFGERARRGDEHLDLIYCKIGSGIGAGLLSHGRIHRGVNGAAGDIGHVRVRDSEVLCRCGKVGCLEAVAGGWALIRDALAEIEAGATGVLAAAVSAGDELTPELISSAAEDGDALAIRLVQRSARVVGESIAALVNMFNPSVIVIGGAMAGAGELLLAEVRQRVYELSIPLATRDLTIATSVSDRREPLRGGVEMVREQLFDVTFPRWFGDGRPSIDAIRGTAEIAP from the coding sequence ATGGCCAGAGAGTCCACGCTGCGATTCGGCGCACAGACTGACGAGATGACGAGCCTTCTGCGCATCGTCAACATGGTTCGCACAGGCGAGGCGACGACCCGCCCCGAGATCGGCCGCGTGACGGGATTGGGCCGGGGGGTCGTGACGCAGCGCGTCGATCACGCGATCGAGATCGGCTATCTCGCCGACGGCGAGTTCGGCCCCTCGTCCGGCGGCCGCGCCCCGCGCACACTTCGCTTCCGCGGCGACGCGGGACGAATCGTGGTGTGCGCGCTCGGCGCCCTGCACATCCACGTCGGCGTGGCCCTCCTGGACGGAGACGTCATCGATCAGGCTCACGCCCGCTGGGACATCTCCAAAGGCCCCGCCGAGACGCTGGATGAGGCGCTCCGCCTGATCGACGAACTGCTCGGCCGCACGCCAGACCTGCCCGTCTGGGGTATCGGGGTCGGCGTGCCCGGACCCGTGGACTTCGAAAGCGGACGTCCGGTCGCGCCGCCGATCATGCCCGGATGGAATGGCTTCGACGTGCGGCGTCGATTCGAGCAGCGCTACGACGTCCCGGTCTGGGTGGACAACGACGTCAATCTGCTGACCTTCGGCGAGCGCGCACGCCGCGGTGACGAGCACCTGGACCTCATCTACTGCAAGATCGGCTCCGGCATCGGTGCCGGCCTGTTGTCACACGGCCGCATCCATCGAGGCGTCAACGGCGCAGCCGGTGACATCGGCCACGTTCGGGTGCGGGACTCCGAGGTCCTGTGCCGGTGCGGCAAGGTCGGCTGCCTCGAAGCAGTGGCCGGCGGCTGGGCATTGATCCGCGACGCACTCGCCGAGATCGAAGCAGGAGCGACGGGTGTGCTGGCCGCCGCCGTCTCGGCGGGCGATGAGCTCACGCCCGAGCTCATCTCATCGGCCGCCGAGGACGGCGACGCACTCGCCATCCGCCTCGTGCAGCGCTCGGCGCGAGTCGTCGGAGAGTCGATCGCCGCGCTCGTGAACATGTTCAACCCGTCGGTCATCGTGATCGGGGGCGCCATGGCGGGGGCGGGCGAGCTGCTGCTCGCCGAGGTGCGCCAGCGCGTGTACGAGCTCTCGATCCCCCTGGCTACACGCGATCTGACCATCGCAACGTCTGTGAGTGATCGCCGCGAGCCGCTGCGCGGCGGCGTGGAGATGGTGCGCGAGCAGTTGTTCGATGTGACCTTCCCACGCTGGTTCGGCGACGGACGACCGTCGATCGATGCGATCCGCGGCACCGCCGAGATCGCGCCGTGA
- a CDS encoding amidohydrolase family protein, whose translation MITDVHAHLLLPALHAEVERRVPGLVAEAAELERRRNGAESLAASGAMIGARIPKLTQVGARLSAMDAVGVDRQWVSVSPNHFYPWAPEGLAVWVALETNRLIAAHVAEAPKRLTGLGVVPLQHPERIVECLDDAVLGRGLAGVEISSFAGDVELSDERLEPFWARAEELGAVVFLHPFGCSLDERLDRFYLSNTVGQPAENAVALSHLIFAGVLDRYPSLKIVAAHGGGYLPFAIGRSDRAWRVRPEAQRCEHAPSTYLRRLWFDTVVHDAAAVQHLVEIAGASQIVLGSDFPFDMGIDDPVSLVRTADLPEDVSQRILSGNADALLQTTVRA comes from the coding sequence ATGATCACCGACGTCCACGCCCATCTGCTGCTGCCTGCGCTCCATGCCGAGGTCGAGCGCCGAGTGCCCGGACTGGTCGCCGAGGCCGCCGAACTCGAGCGGCGCCGCAACGGGGCTGAGAGCCTCGCGGCCTCCGGGGCGATGATCGGCGCGCGCATCCCGAAGCTCACCCAGGTGGGAGCGCGCCTGTCCGCGATGGACGCCGTCGGGGTCGATCGTCAGTGGGTCAGCGTCTCCCCGAACCACTTCTATCCGTGGGCGCCCGAGGGTCTTGCGGTGTGGGTGGCACTGGAGACGAACCGCCTGATCGCGGCGCACGTCGCCGAGGCGCCCAAGCGGCTCACCGGGCTCGGCGTCGTGCCTCTGCAGCATCCCGAGCGCATCGTCGAGTGCCTCGATGACGCGGTTCTCGGACGCGGGCTGGCCGGGGTGGAGATCTCATCGTTCGCCGGTGACGTCGAGCTGTCCGACGAACGACTCGAGCCCTTCTGGGCACGTGCCGAGGAACTCGGCGCCGTGGTGTTCCTGCATCCTTTCGGGTGCAGCCTGGACGAGCGGCTGGACCGGTTCTATCTCTCGAACACGGTCGGTCAGCCCGCTGAGAACGCGGTCGCCCTCTCACACCTCATCTTCGCCGGGGTGCTCGATCGGTACCCGTCGCTCAAGATCGTCGCCGCGCACGGCGGCGGCTACCTGCCGTTCGCGATCGGCCGTTCCGATCGCGCGTGGCGGGTGCGTCCCGAAGCGCAGCGCTGTGAACACGCCCCGTCGACGTATCTGCGCAGGCTGTGGTTCGACACCGTCGTGCACGACGCCGCCGCCGTGCAGCACCTCGTGGAGATCGCCGGAGCGTCGCAGATCGTGCTCGGAAGTGACTTCCCGTTCGACATGGGCATCGACGACCCGGTCTCGCTCGTGCGCACCGCGGATCTTCCCGAAGACGTCTCGCAGCGCATTCTGTCCGGCAACGCGGACGCGCTCCTGCAGACCACGGTGCGCGCATGA
- a CDS encoding VOC family protein has product MIKLLSHLSYVAITSPDVEASVDFYVEQVGLTVVDRVDGAVYLRCWGDYYAYSVVVVPGDEPGLVTAAWRTSSAEALEEAARRVEATGIEGEWIDVHAIGRAYRFTGPWGHTLTLHWDVTRHHDTEGDAASIYPDRPSRRSKVAGAPRQLDHVTIATSDVDAFVKWHVDVLGFRFMARTQLDEAPISVFSVLTTNEKSHDLGVVLDGSTRAGRVNHYAFWVDTREELLIAADVLGENGYPIEYGPSIHGIGEQNFLYYREPSSLRIELNTGGYRNYVPDWEANTWKPSQGSNNFYRNSAMPMSMTESFPPADGPTATEEGVPEEIKDALLNPYAKHGQG; this is encoded by the coding sequence ATGATCAAGCTGCTGTCACATCTGTCATATGTGGCCATCACGTCGCCGGATGTCGAGGCGTCCGTCGATTTCTACGTCGAACAGGTCGGCCTCACCGTCGTCGACCGCGTCGACGGTGCCGTCTACCTCCGCTGCTGGGGTGACTACTACGCGTACTCGGTCGTGGTGGTTCCGGGCGATGAGCCCGGCCTCGTCACGGCCGCGTGGCGCACGTCCAGCGCCGAAGCGCTCGAGGAGGCCGCCAGGCGGGTCGAGGCCACAGGCATCGAGGGGGAGTGGATCGACGTGCACGCCATCGGCCGTGCGTACCGGTTCACCGGCCCGTGGGGCCACACCCTCACGCTGCACTGGGACGTCACGCGTCACCACGACACCGAGGGCGACGCCGCCTCGATCTACCCCGACCGCCCCTCTCGTCGCAGCAAGGTCGCAGGTGCCCCGAGGCAGCTCGACCACGTCACGATCGCCACGAGCGACGTCGACGCGTTCGTGAAGTGGCACGTCGACGTGCTCGGGTTCCGCTTCATGGCGCGCACGCAGCTCGACGAGGCGCCGATCTCGGTGTTCTCCGTGCTCACGACCAATGAGAAGTCCCACGACCTCGGTGTCGTGCTCGATGGCTCCACCCGCGCCGGCCGCGTCAACCACTACGCGTTCTGGGTCGACACCCGCGAAGAGCTGCTCATCGCCGCCGACGTCCTCGGTGAGAACGGCTACCCGATCGAGTACGGCCCGTCGATCCACGGCATCGGCGAGCAGAACTTCCTCTACTACCGCGAGCCCTCCAGCCTGCGTATCGAGCTGAACACCGGTGGCTACCGCAACTACGTGCCCGACTGGGAGGCCAACACCTGGAAGCCGTCTCAGGGGTCCAACAACTTCTACCGCAACAGCGCGATGCCGATGTCGATGACCGAGTCGTTCCCGCCCGCGGACGGCCCGACGGCGACCGAGGAAGGCGTGCCGGAGGAGATCAAGGATGCCCTGCTGAACCCCTACGCCAAGCACGGCCAGGGCTGA
- a CDS encoding MFS transporter has product MSPWRLRLLIVSLLTVAILGALDHTIVSTSLATVAGELGALAQMGWVVVGYMLASTMLLPVIGKLGDAVGPRGVFLTSLVLFLVASLTCGFAQDMPQLIAARIVQGMSSAGLQLMSQTIVARVTTPRERPRYLAIIGAAFPVAILVGPVLGGLITDYWGWQWVFWINIPFGVGALLLALVAVPRLPGFGRRPFDVAGSVAFAVAMVALVLAVTWVGDPVRAAASVTAFAVTIVALAAFFLIELRAREPLIPLRLFSNPTIAAGAALSAIIGIGLFSITAYLPTYFQMAYRTSATVSGLVPIATVFGMLVSNLATGWLVSRTGHYRIYCIAGPVVSAAGLIVMAALPVGLPLWVPMVVMALVGMGTGAFMSLVIAIVQSAAPARDTGSMTATVNLVRQVGATVATAIIGGVIGFGVAGLLPASLDAATLTPQFVHSASEAVQAAVAGIYRDVFAPVFASLAVAYVAGVIAAVMLPAGRLADEPESAAAPSTEPLNA; this is encoded by the coding sequence ATGTCACCGTGGAGGCTGCGCCTCCTTATCGTCTCCCTCCTCACCGTCGCGATCCTCGGAGCGCTCGATCACACGATCGTGTCGACCTCGTTGGCGACCGTCGCCGGAGAGCTCGGCGCCCTCGCCCAGATGGGCTGGGTGGTGGTCGGCTACATGCTGGCCAGCACCATGCTGCTGCCGGTGATCGGCAAGCTCGGCGACGCCGTCGGGCCGCGTGGTGTGTTCCTGACCTCGCTCGTGCTCTTCCTCGTCGCCTCGCTCACCTGCGGGTTCGCGCAGGACATGCCGCAGCTGATCGCCGCTCGGATCGTGCAGGGGATGAGCTCAGCGGGCCTGCAGCTCATGTCGCAGACCATCGTCGCCCGCGTGACCACGCCGCGTGAGCGGCCCCGGTACCTCGCCATCATCGGCGCCGCGTTCCCTGTCGCGATCCTCGTCGGCCCCGTGCTCGGCGGGCTCATCACCGACTACTGGGGGTGGCAGTGGGTGTTCTGGATCAACATCCCCTTCGGCGTCGGCGCACTCCTCCTCGCGCTGGTCGCGGTGCCCCGCCTGCCAGGGTTCGGCCGGCGTCCGTTCGATGTCGCGGGCTCCGTCGCGTTCGCGGTCGCCATGGTCGCGCTGGTGCTCGCGGTCACCTGGGTCGGCGACCCCGTGCGGGCCGCAGCATCCGTCACCGCATTCGCCGTGACGATCGTGGCGCTCGCCGCGTTCTTCCTCATCGAGCTGCGCGCGCGTGAGCCCCTCATCCCGCTGCGGCTCTTCTCGAACCCGACGATCGCCGCCGGTGCCGCACTCTCGGCCATCATCGGAATCGGGCTCTTCTCCATCACCGCGTATCTGCCCACGTACTTCCAGATGGCCTACCGCACGAGCGCCACCGTGTCGGGACTCGTCCCGATCGCGACCGTGTTCGGGATGCTCGTGAGCAACCTCGCGACCGGGTGGCTGGTGAGCCGCACGGGGCACTACCGCATCTACTGCATCGCCGGTCCGGTGGTCAGCGCGGCGGGGCTCATCGTGATGGCGGCACTACCGGTCGGGCTGCCGCTGTGGGTGCCGATGGTCGTCATGGCACTCGTCGGAATGGGCACGGGTGCCTTCATGAGCCTCGTCATCGCCATCGTGCAGAGCGCGGCGCCGGCCCGTGACACCGGCAGCATGACGGCCACGGTCAATCTCGTCCGCCAGGTCGGAGCGACCGTCGCCACCGCGATCATCGGCGGTGTCATCGGCTTCGGGGTCGCGGGTCTGCTGCCGGCGTCGCTCGACGCCGCGACCCTCACCCCGCAGTTCGTGCATTCGGCGTCGGAGGCCGTGCAGGCCGCGGTCGCCGGGATCTACCGCGACGTCTTCGCCCCTGTCTTCGCGTCGCTCGCCGTCGCCTACGTCGCCGGCGTCATCGCCGCAGTTATGCTCCCCGCCGGCCGGCTCGCCGATGAGCCCGAGTCGGCAGCCGCCCCCAGCACCGAACCGCTCAACGCGTGA
- a CDS encoding fumarylacetoacetate hydrolase family protein codes for MTLHDPSAGLDAPFALARYRDGERIRLGVVAGGRIRSLGADELGAADLNAFLAAPDWDRIGALVAADSSAPDQEWMPLAEVALTAPVEPRQVLQTGANYRQHVIELVAAGLTQKTDRTPEEAREFAARMMDERKANGEPYFFIGLPACVVGDDVPLTLPGYSEVHDWELELAVVIGREAFRVSREEALNHVAGYTIVNDVTTRDLVFRQDMKEIGTDWYRAKNAPGFLPTGPFLVPSPFADGSDLHVRLELNGDIMQDASTQDLLFDIPALISGASQTMPLLPGDLLLTGSPAGNGQHWKRFLRDGDVMTGTIQGLGTQRVRCIAESEVEA; via the coding sequence ATGACACTGCACGACCCGAGCGCCGGACTCGACGCACCCTTTGCGCTCGCCCGCTACCGCGACGGTGAGAGGATCCGACTCGGAGTGGTCGCGGGCGGCCGGATCCGATCGCTCGGAGCCGACGAGCTCGGCGCCGCCGATCTGAACGCATTCCTCGCGGCTCCCGACTGGGATCGCATCGGCGCGCTCGTCGCCGCGGACAGCTCGGCACCCGATCAAGAATGGATGCCACTGGCCGAGGTCGCCCTGACCGCACCCGTCGAGCCGAGGCAGGTTCTGCAGACCGGCGCGAACTACCGCCAGCACGTCATCGAGCTCGTGGCCGCGGGGCTCACGCAGAAGACGGATCGCACACCCGAGGAGGCGCGCGAGTTCGCCGCGCGGATGATGGACGAGCGGAAGGCCAACGGCGAACCGTACTTCTTCATCGGCCTCCCGGCGTGCGTGGTGGGTGATGACGTCCCGCTGACGCTACCGGGGTACAGCGAGGTGCACGACTGGGAGCTCGAACTCGCCGTGGTCATCGGACGCGAGGCGTTCCGTGTCTCACGCGAGGAAGCACTGAACCATGTCGCCGGCTACACCATCGTCAACGATGTGACCACGCGCGATCTGGTCTTCCGCCAGGACATGAAGGAGATCGGCACGGACTGGTACCGCGCGAAGAACGCCCCCGGCTTCCTGCCGACCGGACCGTTCCTGGTGCCGTCGCCTTTCGCCGACGGTTCCGACCTTCACGTGCGCCTCGAACTCAACGGCGACATCATGCAGGACGCCTCGACGCAGGATCTGCTGTTCGACATCCCTGCACTCATCTCCGGGGCCTCTCAGACCATGCCGCTGCTGCCGGGGGATCTGCTGCTGACGGGCAGCCCCGCAGGCAACGGCCAGCACTGGAAGAGGTTCCTGCGCGACGGCGACGTCATGACCGGTACCATCCAGGGGCTGGGCACGCAGCGCGTTCGCTGCATCGCGGAGAGCGAGGTGGAGGCATGA
- a CDS encoding Gfo/Idh/MocA family protein, with product MTLGVGIIGAGPGVAALHVPTLARLAETFRIAHVADAGSGRAAALAGQVGARSSTGIETLLADDDVDVVAICSPPDEHARHVIAAVEAGKRAVFCEKPLAVTIEQAEEAAEVCRRAGVPLIVGTNHCFDPAWGRAKHHLARSGGQVVSISVTLALPPNTRYHELVAEIPVASGGHRPPDLTRPEIAADVVRRLLVGLGIHDLPLVRDLAPRLERVLFARAVPPLGCAVGFIAQGIPVQFTTVMLPGGADALWRITVTTSGERVDVTFPPAFVHAGGAEVRVRTADGRDTLYSQGAIDGYIAEWRALAELLDAGLPVEYDELLDDARYALRLADEAAALVGSAA from the coding sequence ATGACGCTCGGTGTGGGAATCATCGGCGCCGGTCCGGGCGTGGCCGCACTGCACGTCCCGACGCTGGCCCGGCTGGCGGAGACCTTCCGCATCGCGCACGTCGCCGATGCGGGCAGCGGCCGCGCTGCGGCGCTCGCCGGGCAGGTGGGTGCGCGCTCATCGACCGGCATCGAGACGCTGCTGGCGGATGACGATGTGGATGTCGTCGCGATCTGCAGCCCGCCGGACGAGCATGCCCGGCATGTCATCGCCGCGGTCGAAGCGGGCAAGCGCGCCGTCTTCTGCGAGAAGCCGCTGGCAGTGACGATCGAGCAGGCGGAGGAGGCCGCCGAGGTATGCCGACGGGCCGGAGTGCCGCTGATCGTCGGCACCAATCACTGCTTCGATCCCGCGTGGGGTCGGGCGAAGCACCACCTCGCCCGGTCCGGCGGCCAGGTCGTCTCGATCTCCGTGACCCTCGCCCTGCCACCCAATACGCGTTATCACGAGCTCGTCGCCGAGATTCCTGTCGCTTCCGGCGGACATCGGCCACCCGATCTCACCCGGCCCGAGATCGCAGCCGATGTCGTCCGGCGGCTTCTCGTCGGACTCGGCATCCATGACCTCCCGCTCGTGCGCGACCTCGCCCCACGGCTGGAGAGGGTGCTCTTCGCTCGGGCAGTCCCGCCGCTGGGGTGCGCCGTGGGCTTCATCGCGCAGGGCATCCCCGTCCAGTTCACGACCGTGATGCTGCCCGGCGGCGCCGACGCGCTCTGGCGCATCACCGTCACGACCTCCGGCGAGCGGGTCGACGTGACCTTCCCGCCTGCCTTCGTGCACGCGGGCGGCGCGGAGGTCCGCGTGCGCACGGCTGACGGTCGCGACACGCTCTATTCGCAGGGCGCCATCGACGGGTACATCGCCGAGTGGCGCGCCCTCGCCGAACTGCTCGACGCCGGGCTCCCGGTGGAGTACGACGAACTGCTCGACGACGCGCGCTACGCCCTCCGCCTCGCCGATGAGGCAGCCGCACTCGTAGGGTCCGCCGCATGA